The Rhinolophus ferrumequinum isolate MPI-CBG mRhiFer1 chromosome 6, mRhiFer1_v1.p, whole genome shotgun sequence genome has a window encoding:
- the BTBD7 gene encoding BTB/POZ domain-containing protein 7 isoform X3 translates to MGANASNYPHSCSPRVGGNSQAQQTFIGTSSYSQQGYGCESKLYSLDHGHEKPQDKKKRTSGLATLKKKFIKRRKSNRSADHAKQMRELLSGWDVRDVNALVEEYEGTSALKELSLQASLARPEARTLQKDMADLYEYKYCTDVDLIFQETCFPVHRAILAARCPFFKTLLSSSPEYGAEIVMDINTAGIDMPMFSALLHYLYTGEFGMEDSRFQNVDILVQLSEEFGTPNSLDVDMRGLFDYMCYYDVVLSFSSDSELVEAFGGNQNCLDEELKAHKAIISARSPFFRNLLQRRIRTGEEITDRTLRTPTRIILDESIIPKKYAKVILHCMYTDVVDLSVLHCSPSVGSLSEVQALVAGKPNMTRAEEAMELYHIALFLEFNMLAQGF, encoded by the exons ATGGGTGCTAATGCATCTAACTATCCTCATTCATGTTCCCCGAGGGTAGGGGGAAATTCCCAAGCCCAGCAGACTTTTATAG gGACGTCATCCTATTCTCAGCAAGGCTATGGTTGTGAATCAAAATTATATAGTCTTGACCATGGCCATGAGAAAccacaagacaaaaaaaagagaaccTCTGGCCTTGCCACCCTGAAAAAGAAGTTTATTAAGCGTCGAAAATCGAATAGGTCTGCTGATCACGCCAAGCAGATGCGAGAGCTCCTCTCCGGGTGGGATGTCAGAGATGTGAACGCGCTCGTGGAGGAATATGAGGGGACTTCGGCCTTAAAGGAGCTTTCGCTACAAGCCAGTTTGGCTCGGCCCGAAGCCCGGACCCTGCAGAAAGATATGGCCGATCTTTATGAGTACAAGTATTGTACTGATGTAGACTTAATATTTCAAGAAACTTGTTTTCCTGTTCATCGTGCCATTTTGGCGGCAAggtgtcctttttttaaaacactacttTCTTCCTCACCCGAGTATGGGGCAGAGATCGTAATGGACATCAATACAGCCGGTATAGATATGCCCATGTTTTCTGCTTTGTTACACTACCTTTATACAGGAGAGTTTGGGATGGAGGACTCAAGGTTTCAAAACGTCGATATCCTCGTTCAGCTTAGTGAAGAATTTGGAACACCGAATTCCCTTGATGTAGATATGCGTGGACTTTTTGATTACATGTGTTATTATGATGTCGTCCTTAGTTTCTCTTCAGACTCTGAACTGGTGGAAGCTTTTGGTGGAAATCAGAACTGTTTAGATGAAGAGCTCAAAGCTCACAAGGCTATTATTTCAGCACGGTCCCCATTTTTTCGAAATTTATTGCAAAGGAGGATACGGACTGGTGAAGAAATCACGGACCGAACTTTGAGGACTCCCACAAGAATTATATTAGATGAGTCCATTATaccaaaaaaatatgcaaaagttaTATTACACTGTATGTATACCGACGTGGTGGACCTCTCCGTTTTGCACTGTAGCCCCTCTGTGGGGAGTCTCAGTGAAGTTCAGGCTCTCGTCGCAGGGAAACCAAACATGACCAGGGCAGAAGAAGCCATGGAACTTTACCACATAGCATTGTTCTTGGAATTTAACATGCTTGCACAAG